A portion of the Corallococcus silvisoli genome contains these proteins:
- a CDS encoding endonuclease/exonuclease/phosphatase family protein: MSPPWRKGPRVAPSWALLILALLTGCPIAENYSDADGPRYSGDYRPVDAVPAAPPASLTVVTFNLAFAEHVTEAITALSRSPLVEADVILMQEMDAPSVDRIAKELGLAYVYYPASVQVDGDDFGNAILSRWPISADRKINLPHDDPYHQQHRAAVVGTLDIQGTPVQVVSVHNATPIVGLGGRLDQAETIINAVDGAEPLQVIAGDFNTSDPGSLTQTVKLFSGRGFQWASGGVGDTVDSAIGGLPLDSVFTRGLSPVDRGVDRRPAGSDHHPVWVRFAWPP, translated from the coding sequence ATGAGCCCCCCCTGGCGGAAGGGCCCGCGCGTCGCGCCGTCGTGGGCGCTCCTCATCCTCGCGCTCCTGACCGGGTGCCCGATCGCGGAGAACTACAGCGACGCGGACGGGCCGAGATACAGCGGCGACTATCGGCCTGTCGACGCCGTCCCCGCGGCGCCTCCTGCTTCGCTCACTGTCGTGACGTTCAACCTCGCGTTCGCCGAGCACGTCACGGAGGCCATCACAGCCCTCTCGAGATCTCCGCTCGTCGAGGCGGACGTGATCCTGATGCAGGAGATGGACGCGCCCTCCGTGGACAGGATCGCGAAGGAGCTGGGGCTGGCCTATGTCTACTATCCCGCCTCCGTGCAGGTGGATGGCGATGACTTCGGGAACGCCATCTTGAGCCGGTGGCCGATCAGCGCGGATCGGAAGATCAACCTCCCGCATGATGACCCATACCATCAGCAGCACCGTGCCGCCGTCGTCGGGACGCTGGACATCCAAGGGACCCCCGTCCAGGTGGTCTCCGTGCACAACGCCACGCCCATCGTCGGGCTGGGCGGACGGCTTGATCAGGCGGAGACGATCATCAACGCGGTGGATGGCGCGGAGCCGTTGCAAGTCATCGCCGGCGACTTCAACACGTCCGACCCGGGAAGCCTCACGCAGACCGTGAAGCTGTTCTCGGGGCGGGGGTTCCAATGGGCCTCGGGAGGCGTGGGGGACACCGTGGACTCCGCCATCGGGGGCCTGCCGCTCGATTCGGTGTTCACCCGGGGGCTCTCTCCCGTGGATCGCGGCGTGGACAGGCGTCCCGCTGGGAGTGATCACCATCCGGTCTGGGTGCGCTTCGCGTGGCCCCCATGA
- a CDS encoding ExbD/TolR family protein, which translates to MAGGASDSDEEISGINVTPLVDVVLVLLIIFMVTANFIVRETVEVDLPRAANGGETVQGLVNVVLDKEGKLYFDGAEVTDADLSRRVTEAVAKDKDTRAIISADQSIAYGRVMRLIDVVKGQGIAKFALNIEKDVAPPSSSP; encoded by the coding sequence ATGGCCGGCGGCGCTTCCGACAGCGACGAGGAGATCTCCGGCATCAACGTCACCCCGCTGGTGGACGTGGTGCTGGTGCTCCTCATCATCTTCATGGTCACCGCGAACTTCATCGTCCGAGAGACGGTGGAGGTGGATCTGCCCCGCGCCGCCAACGGAGGAGAGACGGTGCAGGGCCTGGTCAACGTCGTGCTCGACAAGGAGGGCAAGCTCTACTTCGACGGCGCGGAGGTGACGGACGCGGACCTGTCCCGCCGCGTGACGGAGGCCGTCGCCAAGGACAAGGACACGCGCGCCATCATCAGCGCCGACCAGTCCATCGCGTATGGGCGCGTGATGCGGCTCATCGACGTGGTGAAGGGCCAGGGCATCGCGAAGTTCGCCCTCAACATCGAGAAGGACGTGGCGCCTCCGTCCTCTTCTCCCTGA
- a CDS encoding MotA/TolQ/ExbB proton channel family protein has product MSLFVPAQVPAEHLGWLSGKLLGVTLTSAEWVLWVLVVLSVLSIAVMLERAVYFARNRLPDSELLAVRLARGELEAVRVAAARHRGMEAAVIREALASAAQGADTVEQVIASTVARERPQYERFLSFLGTLGNNAPFIGLFGTVLGIIKAFNDLGSLTAKGGAMQQTVMAGISEALVATAVGLAVAIPAVVAFNVFNRQLKTLTSRTQALGHALVGSLRAEAR; this is encoded by the coding sequence ATGTCTTTGTTCGTACCCGCGCAGGTTCCCGCCGAGCACCTGGGGTGGCTCAGCGGCAAGCTGCTGGGGGTGACGCTCACCAGCGCCGAGTGGGTGCTGTGGGTCCTTGTCGTCCTGTCCGTGCTGTCCATCGCCGTCATGCTGGAGCGCGCCGTCTACTTCGCGCGCAACCGGCTCCCCGACTCGGAGCTGCTGGCGGTGCGGCTCGCGCGCGGCGAACTGGAGGCGGTCCGAGTGGCGGCGGCGCGTCACCGGGGAATGGAGGCCGCCGTCATCCGAGAGGCCCTGGCCTCCGCGGCCCAGGGCGCAGACACCGTGGAGCAGGTCATCGCCTCCACCGTCGCCCGTGAGCGCCCCCAGTACGAGCGCTTCCTCTCGTTCCTGGGCACGCTGGGCAACAACGCCCCGTTCATCGGCCTGTTCGGGACGGTGCTCGGCATCATCAAGGCCTTCAATGACCTGGGGTCGCTCACCGCCAAGGGCGGCGCCATGCAGCAGACGGTGATGGCCGGCATCTCCGAGGCGCTCGTCGCCACCGCGGTGGGCCTCGCGGTCGCCATCCCGGCCGTGGTGGCCTTCAACGTCTTCAACCGCCAGCTCAAGACGCTCACCAGCCGCACCCAGGCCCTGGGCCACGCGCTCGTGGGCAGCCTGCGCGCGGAGGCTCGCTGA
- a CDS encoding aldehyde dehydrogenase family protein: MAVPEAFDAQGRLLSPIAGGWARPPAWFNAVSPIDGSVIAELPLLGAAQVAEGVEQAAAEFAPWAARPLEERARAVVKAVALLQSHRDLLVRILAWDIGKTLPTAYNDVDRCLAGIEWYLERMGPMLDGREPLGLVSNIASWNYPFSVLLLNVLVQSLAGNSVIAKIPTQGGGVSLTIAFALLRRAGLPVSLVGGRGRDLSEALVGHARIAGVAFIGGRANGAEVHRRLRATDKRYALEMEGVNAYAITHFTDWDSLGRQIRAGFDFGKQRCTAYTRWVVERSLVPKFVRTYVDTVSTLRVGNPVLGAHVDFGPLISPSKAEELRTLIAEARELGTAVLHQGALAEDAFTARQERGAYLPPVLLFGIPRDSELYLREPFGPVDVLVSVDSEEELIREANVSNGALVASVATDDPELAERIAGRLHAYKVGINALRSRGDREESFGGKGGSWAGAFVGGTHLVRAFTGGPHPMEGNWPD, encoded by the coding sequence ATGGCTGTCCCGGAAGCCTTCGACGCCCAGGGCCGGCTGCTCTCGCCCATCGCGGGCGGCTGGGCCCGGCCGCCCGCATGGTTCAACGCCGTCTCGCCCATCGACGGAAGTGTCATCGCGGAGCTGCCGCTGCTGGGCGCCGCCCAGGTCGCCGAGGGCGTCGAGCAGGCAGCGGCGGAGTTCGCGCCCTGGGCGGCCCGTCCGCTCGAGGAGCGCGCCCGGGCCGTCGTGAAGGCGGTGGCGTTGCTCCAGTCGCACCGGGACCTGCTCGTCCGCATCCTGGCGTGGGACATCGGCAAGACGCTGCCCACGGCCTACAACGACGTGGACCGGTGTCTGGCGGGCATCGAGTGGTACCTGGAGCGGATGGGCCCGATGCTCGACGGCCGCGAGCCGCTCGGCCTGGTGTCGAACATCGCGTCCTGGAACTACCCCTTCTCCGTGCTGCTGCTCAACGTGCTCGTGCAGTCGCTCGCGGGCAACTCGGTCATCGCGAAGATTCCGACCCAGGGCGGCGGGGTGTCACTCACCATCGCCTTCGCGCTGCTGCGTCGCGCGGGCCTTCCGGTCTCGCTCGTCGGCGGGCGCGGCAGGGATCTCTCCGAGGCGTTGGTGGGGCACGCGCGCATCGCGGGCGTCGCCTTCATCGGCGGGCGGGCCAACGGCGCCGAGGTCCACCGGCGCCTGCGCGCCACGGACAAGCGCTATGCGCTGGAGATGGAGGGTGTGAACGCCTATGCGATCACGCACTTCACGGACTGGGATTCGCTCGGGAGGCAGATCCGCGCGGGCTTCGACTTCGGCAAGCAGCGTTGCACCGCCTACACCCGCTGGGTCGTCGAACGGTCGCTCGTCCCGAAGTTCGTCCGGACGTATGTCGACACGGTCTCGACGTTGCGTGTCGGCAACCCGGTCCTGGGCGCGCACGTGGACTTCGGGCCCCTCATCTCGCCCAGCAAGGCCGAGGAGCTCCGGACCCTCATCGCCGAGGCGCGCGAGCTGGGCACGGCGGTGCTGCATCAGGGGGCGCTCGCGGAGGACGCCTTCACCGCGCGGCAGGAGCGCGGCGCGTATCTCCCGCCCGTCCTGCTCTTCGGCATCCCGCGCGACAGCGAGCTCTACCTGCGCGAGCCCTTCGGCCCCGTCGACGTCCTGGTGTCGGTGGACTCCGAGGAGGAGCTGATCCGCGAGGCCAACGTCTCCAACGGCGCGCTCGTGGCTTCGGTGGCGACGGATGACCCCGAGCTCGCCGAGCGCATCGCGGGGCGGCTCCACGCCTACAAGGTCGGCATCAACGCGCTGCGCTCGCGAGGCGACCGCGAGGAGTCCTTCGGCGGCAAGGGGGGCTCGTGGGCGGGCGCCTTCGTTGGCGGCACCCATCTGGTGCGTGCCTTCACGGGGGGCCCTCATCCCATGGAAGGCAACTGGCCGGACTGA
- a CDS encoding TonB family protein: protein MPSNRNARGVLLAASLLAGTPSPAQQPPPAQQESPAAPAPRLTKEPALVKSVEAAYPPEAAAQGLTADVRMLITIAADGTLSDVTLAEPVGHGFDEAALAAVRQFVFTPAEVDGVPAPVQVEYVYHFTLSAPPPPEPGTPEAAPAPATLTGTLISRGSRSRVAGATVRCGDDPEAPEAVTDAEGRFTLQVSPGECAVRVIASGFARYQTTETLKPHETTEVVFYLVPTGGAFETVVRSERPKKEVVRRTVSREEAQKTPGTFGDPIRVIQTLPGVARAPFISGELLVRGSNPGQTATLMDGVRIPLLFHLLGGPSVVNGELLDSLDFYPGGYGTQYGRAVGGVVDVTTRKGATDTLHGSVKVDLLDAGFFLEAPVTEGVSVAAAARRSYIDALLPAVLPKEEGRTLTVAPRYWDYQLRVDFGARSKPGEAAPSSTGGRSTGYVMAFGADDRLTLVSSGESQAQQITLGTHTNFHRIKGDWTYRDGPLTSVFTPYVGLDTFDISMGSYLEHDRVSSLGARETLALELSRAFTLRTGMDVYFEHATVDAEAPAPGGFEYVPFPGAEPQAELIHENRSINGFDGALFLEGDVKAGPFTVTPGVRANFQRVGGTRNVALDPRLWLKYAAGERTAIKGSAGLYSQPASTFQFLPLPYGNPALGYERAFQASLGVEHRFMDALHADVTGFFNRRYLNVVSPGAIVSQAGGGLLQQRFSNNGIGRAYGVEVMLKKERAHANDRWQGWVSYTLSHAEDGRAGALPPDLGGGFGGSQVGDTAYGLSPWDQTHILTLVSGYQLGNGWELGGRFRYTAGRPTTPLMHSADIYGADGNSFQPTWGSYFSTRTAAFHQLDLRVDKSWRFANWTLTGYLDVQNIYAAKNVEFTFDDYRFRKQYDIPGIPILPVLGVKGSF from the coding sequence ATGCCCTCGAACAGGAATGCCCGAGGAGTGCTCCTCGCCGCCTCGCTGCTGGCGGGCACGCCGTCGCCCGCGCAGCAGCCCCCACCCGCGCAACAGGAGTCACCGGCGGCACCCGCGCCGCGCCTCACGAAGGAGCCCGCGCTCGTCAAGTCCGTGGAGGCGGCCTACCCGCCGGAGGCCGCCGCCCAGGGCCTCACCGCCGACGTGCGGATGCTCATCACCATCGCCGCGGACGGCACCCTCTCCGACGTGACGCTCGCCGAACCGGTGGGCCACGGCTTCGACGAGGCCGCGCTCGCCGCCGTGCGCCAGTTCGTCTTCACGCCCGCGGAGGTCGACGGCGTCCCGGCCCCGGTGCAGGTCGAGTACGTCTACCACTTCACCCTCTCCGCCCCGCCGCCCCCGGAGCCCGGCACGCCCGAAGCGGCGCCAGCGCCGGCCACGCTCACGGGCACGCTCATCTCACGCGGCAGCCGTTCGCGAGTGGCGGGCGCCACCGTCCGCTGCGGGGATGACCCGGAAGCCCCCGAGGCCGTCACCGACGCGGAGGGCCGCTTCACGCTCCAGGTGTCACCGGGCGAGTGCGCGGTGCGAGTGATCGCCTCCGGCTTCGCGCGCTACCAGACGACCGAAACGCTCAAGCCCCATGAGACGACGGAGGTCGTCTTCTACCTGGTGCCCACCGGCGGCGCGTTCGAGACGGTCGTGCGCTCCGAGCGCCCCAAGAAGGAGGTCGTCCGGCGCACCGTCTCCCGTGAGGAGGCGCAGAAGACGCCCGGCACCTTCGGCGACCCCATCCGCGTCATCCAGACCCTGCCCGGCGTGGCCCGCGCGCCCTTCATCTCCGGCGAGCTGCTGGTGCGCGGCTCCAACCCCGGCCAGACGGCCACCCTGATGGACGGGGTCCGCATCCCGCTCCTCTTCCACCTGCTGGGCGGCCCGTCGGTGGTCAATGGCGAGCTGCTCGACTCGCTGGACTTCTACCCGGGCGGCTACGGAACCCAGTACGGCCGCGCGGTGGGCGGCGTGGTGGACGTCACCACGCGCAAGGGCGCCACCGACACGCTGCACGGCTCGGTGAAGGTGGACCTGCTGGACGCGGGCTTCTTCCTGGAGGCGCCCGTGACCGAGGGCGTCAGCGTGGCGGCCGCGGCCCGGCGCTCGTACATCGACGCGCTCCTGCCCGCCGTGCTCCCCAAGGAGGAGGGCCGCACCCTCACCGTGGCGCCGCGCTACTGGGACTACCAGCTGCGCGTGGACTTCGGCGCGCGGAGCAAGCCGGGCGAAGCGGCTCCCTCGTCGACGGGGGGGCGCAGCACGGGCTACGTGATGGCGTTCGGCGCGGATGACCGGCTCACGCTGGTGTCCTCCGGTGAGTCGCAGGCCCAGCAGATCACGCTCGGCACGCACACCAACTTCCACCGCATCAAGGGAGATTGGACCTACCGCGATGGGCCGCTGACATCCGTGTTCACGCCCTACGTGGGCCTGGACACCTTCGACATCTCGATGGGCAGCTATCTGGAGCACGATCGCGTCTCCTCCCTGGGCGCGCGTGAGACGCTGGCCCTGGAGCTGTCGCGCGCGTTCACGCTGCGCACCGGCATGGACGTGTACTTCGAGCACGCGACCGTGGACGCGGAGGCGCCCGCTCCCGGCGGCTTCGAGTACGTGCCCTTCCCCGGCGCGGAGCCCCAGGCGGAGCTCATCCACGAGAACCGCAGCATCAACGGCTTCGACGGCGCGCTCTTCCTGGAAGGCGACGTGAAGGCGGGCCCGTTCACCGTCACGCCGGGCGTCCGCGCGAACTTCCAGCGGGTGGGCGGCACGCGCAACGTCGCGTTGGATCCGCGGCTGTGGCTCAAGTACGCGGCCGGTGAGCGCACCGCCATCAAGGGCTCCGCGGGCCTCTACAGCCAGCCCGCGAGCACCTTCCAGTTCCTGCCGCTGCCCTATGGCAACCCGGCCCTGGGCTACGAGCGCGCCTTCCAGGCCAGCCTGGGCGTCGAGCACCGCTTCATGGACGCCCTCCACGCGGACGTGACGGGCTTCTTCAACCGGCGCTACCTCAACGTCGTCTCGCCCGGGGCCATCGTGTCCCAGGCGGGGGGCGGCCTGCTGCAGCAGCGCTTCAGCAACAACGGCATCGGGCGGGCCTACGGCGTGGAGGTGATGCTGAAGAAGGAGCGGGCCCACGCGAACGACCGTTGGCAGGGGTGGGTGTCCTATACGCTCAGCCACGCCGAGGACGGCCGCGCGGGCGCCCTGCCGCCGGACCTGGGGGGCGGCTTCGGCGGCTCGCAGGTGGGCGACACCGCCTACGGCCTGAGCCCGTGGGATCAGACGCACATCCTCACGCTGGTTTCGGGCTACCAGTTGGGCAACGGGTGGGAGCTGGGCGGGCGCTTCCGCTACACCGCGGGCCGACCGACGACGCCGCTCATGCACTCCGCGGACATCTACGGCGCGGACGGCAACAGCTTCCAGCCCACGTGGGGCTCGTATTTCTCCACGCGCACCGCGGCCTTCCACCAGCTGGACCTGCGCGTGGACAAGAGCTGGCGCTTCGCGAACTGGACGCTCACCGGCTACCTGGACGTGCAGAACATCTACGCCGCCAAGAACGTCGAGTTCACCTTCGACGACTACCGCTTCCGCAAGCAGTACGACATACCGGGCATCCCCATCCTCCCCGTCCTGGGCGTGAAAGGCAGCTTCTGA
- a CDS encoding caspase family protein, which produces MGGSHGATFMAVCACLLAVCVADAAPPDDEGKATLRRFALIVGSSEGGTGRERLRYAGTDALAMSRVLGDLGGVAPTDAVLLLEASREDLVAALARMRTLADGVPEDGVRRELVLYYSGHSDSEGLLPRGERLSYEELRRLMGEVPVDVRLAILDSCGSGALTRSKGGVKRAAFMEDLSTRVRGHAYLASSSADEVAQESDSIGASFFTHFLVTGLRGAADTSGDGRVTLHEAYQFAFHETLARTERSQGGAQHAEYDIQLAGSGDLVLTDLRDRGTRLTVAEDVEGRLFVRNWGNQLVAELQKSAGRRLVLGLEAGRYHAVLEQRARRFEAELTVTSKGGGVLRADDFVPVTLIRTASRGGSAPEVASRMDDAPRVPLNLSLLPPLSTSALTPGRSANTVALGVLAVRSGELRGVGLAGGLGWVDGTTQGVQVSGLANMAGGELRGLQVALGANLAFEDAQGMQVAGLVNSARGAYRGVQLSAAANRVEAELTGMQGALGVNVAQRMTGLQVGLLNLSDDVTGTQVGLVNVGGVVRGLQLGLLNIADDVTVPIGLLSIVKRGRLAVELSTDDTHPVSVGIKYGSQRVYVLATSALGTSWAGSFRLFTMVGMGVHFPLDDEERYSLDTDVSYGSWQRNFFGGAPSNHLYRLRVTAAWELRRRFALFGGLTVNHYDAPREDEDRGVSYLPQFVVGSGPEPDRLWPGFILGVRI; this is translated from the coding sequence ATGGGAGGAAGCCACGGGGCCACGTTCATGGCCGTGTGCGCGTGTCTGCTGGCGGTATGCGTGGCGGACGCGGCGCCTCCAGACGACGAGGGCAAGGCCACCCTGCGCCGCTTCGCGCTCATCGTCGGCTCCAGCGAGGGCGGCACCGGGCGTGAGCGGTTGCGCTACGCGGGCACGGACGCGCTCGCCATGTCGCGGGTGCTGGGGGACCTGGGAGGCGTCGCCCCCACGGACGCGGTGCTGCTGTTGGAGGCGAGCCGCGAGGACCTGGTGGCGGCGCTCGCGCGCATGCGGACCCTGGCGGACGGAGTCCCCGAGGACGGCGTGCGGCGTGAGCTGGTGCTGTACTACTCCGGGCACTCGGACTCGGAGGGGCTGCTGCCCCGGGGCGAGCGCCTGTCCTACGAGGAGCTGCGGCGCCTGATGGGCGAGGTGCCGGTGGACGTGCGGCTGGCCATCCTCGACTCGTGCGGCTCGGGAGCGCTCACCCGCTCGAAGGGAGGCGTCAAGAGGGCCGCGTTCATGGAGGACCTGTCCACGCGGGTGCGGGGCCATGCGTACCTCGCCTCCAGCTCCGCGGACGAGGTGGCCCAGGAGTCGGACAGCATCGGCGCTTCCTTCTTCACCCACTTCCTGGTGACCGGGCTGCGCGGCGCGGCGGACACCAGCGGCGACGGGCGCGTCACGCTGCACGAGGCCTACCAGTTCGCGTTCCACGAAACGCTCGCGCGCACGGAGCGCTCCCAGGGAGGCGCGCAGCACGCGGAGTACGACATCCAGCTCGCGGGCAGCGGCGACCTGGTGCTCACCGACCTGCGCGACCGCGGCACCCGGCTGACGGTGGCGGAGGACGTGGAGGGCCGGCTGTTCGTGCGCAACTGGGGCAACCAGCTGGTGGCGGAGCTGCAGAAGTCCGCGGGCCGGCGCCTCGTGCTGGGCCTGGAGGCGGGCCGCTACCACGCCGTGCTGGAGCAGCGCGCGCGGCGCTTCGAGGCCGAGCTGACGGTGACCTCCAAGGGTGGCGGCGTGCTGCGCGCGGACGACTTCGTCCCCGTCACGCTGATCCGCACGGCGTCGCGAGGAGGCTCCGCCCCCGAGGTCGCGTCGAGGATGGACGACGCGCCCCGCGTGCCGCTCAACCTGTCGCTCCTGCCCCCGCTGTCCACCTCGGCGCTGACACCGGGGCGCAGCGCCAACACCGTGGCGCTCGGCGTGCTCGCGGTGCGCTCCGGGGAGCTTCGTGGCGTGGGGCTCGCGGGTGGCCTGGGCTGGGTGGACGGAACGACGCAGGGGGTCCAGGTCTCGGGGCTCGCCAACATGGCGGGAGGCGAGCTCCGGGGGCTCCAGGTGGCGCTCGGCGCCAACCTCGCGTTCGAGGATGCCCAGGGCATGCAGGTCGCGGGGCTGGTCAACAGCGCGCGGGGCGCGTACCGCGGGGTCCAGCTCTCCGCGGCCGCCAACCGGGTGGAGGCGGAGCTCACCGGCATGCAGGGCGCCCTGGGCGTCAACGTCGCGCAGCGGATGACGGGCCTGCAGGTTGGACTCTTGAACCTGTCCGACGACGTGACCGGCACGCAGGTGGGGCTGGTGAACGTGGGCGGCGTCGTGCGGGGGCTCCAGCTGGGCCTCCTCAACATCGCGGATGACGTGACGGTCCCCATTGGCCTGTTGAGCATCGTCAAGCGCGGGCGCCTGGCGGTGGAGCTCTCCACCGACGACACGCACCCGGTGAGCGTGGGCATCAAGTACGGCAGCCAGCGCGTGTATGTGCTCGCGACCAGCGCCCTGGGCACGTCGTGGGCGGGGAGCTTCCGCCTCTTCACGATGGTGGGCATGGGGGTGCACTTCCCGCTGGACGACGAGGAGCGCTATTCGCTCGACACGGATGTGTCCTACGGAAGCTGGCAGCGGAACTTCTTCGGCGGCGCCCCCAGCAATCACCTGTACCGCCTGCGAGTCACCGCGGCCTGGGAGCTGCGACGGAGGTTCGCCCTCTTCGGCGGCCTGACCGTGAACCACTACGACGCCCCCCGCGAGGACGAGGACCGGGGCGTCAGCTATCTGCCCCAGTTCGTCGTGGGCTCGGGCCCGGAGCCGGACCGGCTCTGGCCCGGCTTCATCCTGGGAGTTCGCATCTGA
- a CDS encoding energy transducer TonB, protein MSQSVLDISGPARLPRRGSGAWLLAFMAGSLALHGGALAVLHSHRDARPAPRPPVELVMVEVAKPPPPPPPEVKEAPKPAPPPPRARPVPPPPVKVAEAARPPPPPDAAPPPPNDTPAPTKTAPLVVGLSLSSTTAGGGFAAPVGNTLYGKTGDKAVAPKDVKGYGAPKYTPIYQVDREPQLASEVKIPYPEEARRAGVEGTVTLALTIDTEGRVVNVRVLSGPGSGLDEAARDAIRRFRFTPAFKGGEAVSTELKYAYTFLLD, encoded by the coding sequence ATGAGCCAGAGCGTTCTCGACATCAGCGGACCGGCGCGCCTGCCCCGGCGCGGCAGCGGCGCGTGGCTGCTGGCCTTCATGGCCGGCTCGCTCGCGCTGCATGGCGGCGCGCTGGCCGTCCTCCACTCCCACCGGGACGCGCGCCCCGCGCCGCGACCGCCCGTGGAGCTGGTGATGGTGGAGGTCGCGAAGCCGCCCCCTCCGCCCCCACCCGAAGTGAAGGAAGCGCCGAAGCCCGCGCCTCCCCCACCCCGGGCCCGTCCCGTGCCGCCTCCTCCCGTGAAGGTCGCCGAGGCCGCGCGCCCACCGCCGCCTCCCGACGCCGCGCCCCCACCGCCCAACGACACGCCCGCGCCCACGAAGACCGCACCGCTGGTGGTGGGCCTCTCGCTGTCCTCCACCACCGCGGGCGGAGGCTTCGCGGCCCCCGTGGGCAACACGCTGTACGGGAAGACCGGGGACAAGGCCGTCGCGCCCAAGGACGTGAAGGGCTACGGTGCGCCGAAGTACACGCCCATCTACCAGGTGGACCGCGAGCCCCAGCTCGCCAGCGAGGTGAAGATCCCCTACCCCGAGGAAGCCCGCCGCGCCGGCGTCGAGGGCACGGTGACGCTCGCGCTCACCATCGACACGGAGGGCCGTGTCGTGAACGTGCGCGTGCTGTCGGGGCCGGGCTCCGGTCTGGACGAGGCAGCCCGCGACGCCATCCGCCGCTTCCGCTTCACTCCGGCCTTCAAGGGTGGAGAGGCCGTCTCCACCGAGCTGAAGTACGCCTACACGTTCCTTCTCGACTGA
- a CDS encoding BrxA/BrxB family bacilliredoxin, whose product MPYSPLLIKPMKEELTSIGFEDLVTPAQVDAWMKNPTGTALLVVNSVTGAAAGMARPAVRMALENKVKPTRLGTVFDEHDLEATARARGYFPDIPPSSPSIAIFKDGELVYFVPRHRIEGRSADQVANDLIGVFEEYCT is encoded by the coding sequence ATGCCATACAGTCCCCTGTTGATCAAACCGATGAAAGAGGAGCTCACCAGCATCGGCTTTGAAGACCTGGTGACCCCGGCGCAGGTCGACGCCTGGATGAAGAACCCGACTGGCACGGCGCTCCTGGTCGTGAACTCGGTGACCGGCGCCGCGGCGGGCATGGCGCGCCCCGCCGTTCGCATGGCGCTCGAGAACAAGGTCAAGCCGACCCGGCTGGGGACGGTCTTCGATGAGCACGACCTTGAAGCCACGGCGCGCGCGCGTGGCTATTTCCCAGACATCCCCCCGTCCTCTCCTTCGATAGCGATCTTCAAGGACGGCGAGCTCGTCTACTTCGTGCCAAGGCATCGCATCGAAGGCAGATCCGCCGACCAGGTGGCGAACGACCTCATCGGCGTGTTCGAGGAATACTGCACGTAG